The DNA sequence TCTCGGTGATCAGCCAGCACCGCTTCGACCCTGCCTCGCAGGTCGTCGCGCGGGCCGCGCACTCCGGCGCGTTCGGCCGTCTGACCAGCGGGCTCGCCTCCGTCGCCTGGTGGCGCAGCCAGGAGTACTACGACTCCGGTCAGTGGCGCGGCACTTGGGAGCTCGACGGCGGCGGAGCGGTGATGAACCAGGGCGTCCACACCGTCGACCTGCTGGTCTGGTTCCTCGGGCAGCCGGTCGAGATCGACGCCCGCACCGCCCTCCTCGCCCACGAGCGCGTGGAGGTCGAGGACATCGCCGTGGCGACCATCCGCTTCGAGTCGGGCGCCCTCGCCGTGCTGCACGCGACGACCGCCGCCTACCCCGGCCTGTCGGTGCGCCTGCAGGTGCACGGCGACCGCGGCTCCGCGATCATCGACGACGACCAGCTGGAGTACTTCGGCACGGCCGACGCCGAGGGCAACCGCGCCGCCGACCTGGTCCCGGCGAGCGACCTGCGCGGCGGCGACCGCGGACCCGAGCAGTTCGTGATCGGGCACTTCCGCCAGTACGAGGACATCGTGGACGCCATCCGCGAGCGCCGCGCCCCCGGGGTGACCGTCGCCGACGCGTTCCTGTCGCTCGCGGTCGTCCGCGGCGTCTACCTGTCGGCCACCCTCGGCCGGCCGGTGCGCCTGGACGACGTCCTCGACGGCTCGCTCGACGACGTCACCGTCTCGACGGGGGTGAACGCATGAAGTTCTCCGTCTTCACAGCCTCCACCCCGGACTGGACGCCCGAGGAGGCCGCCCGCACCGTCGCCGCCCAGGGCTGGGACGGCATCGAGTGGCGCGTGGTCGACCAGCAGCCGGCCGACGAGCCGGGCTTCTGGGCCGGCAACCGCTCGACCTGGCCGCTGACCGGACTGGAGGAGTCGCTGCCCGAGATCGCCCGGCTGACCCGGGAGGCCGGGCTGGAGTTCTCCGGCATCGGCGGCTACGCCGGCTGCGGCGACCACGCGAATGTCGACCGGATGCTCGCCGCGACCGCCGAGCTCGGCGCGCGCCAGGTGCGCGTCACGATGCCGCGCTCCGACCTCGGCGACTACCGCGAGCTGTTCGCCGCCGCGCGCGCCGACATGGAGCGCGCGGCCTCGGTCGCCGCGTCGCTCGGCGTGAAGGCCCTGGTGGAGCTGCACCACGAGACCATCACGCCGTCGGCCTCCGCAGCGCTCCGGCTGCTCGACGGGCTCGACCCGGAGGCGGTCGGCGTCATCCACGACCTCGGCAACCTGCTGATCGAGGGCCAGGAGCGCACGCTCTCCGCCCTCCAGCTGCTCGGCCCGTACCTCGCGCACGTGCACGTCAAGAACGTCGCCTGGCTGCCAGGCGAGCCGGAGGCCGACGGCACCGTGCGCTGGCGGCACGACTGGGCGCCGCTGCGCGAGGGCGTGGGAGACGTGGACGCCTACTTCCGCGCGCTGCACGAGTTCGGCTATGACGGGTGGGTGACCTGCGAGGACTTCTCCACCGCGGTGCCGCTCGAGGAGCGCACCCGCGGGAACCTGGCCTACCTCCGGGACGTGGAGGCGCGCACGCGCGACGCGGTGCCCGCATGACCCACGGCTCCATCGGCTCGGCCCGTCAGGTGCGCCACCCCGTGCGGGTGGCGCACCTGGGGCTGGGCGCCTTCCACCGCGCGCACCAGGCCTGGTACACGCAGCGGGCCAACGATGCGACGGAGGCCGAGGGAATGGGCGGCGACGGCTGGGGGATCGCGTCCTTCACCGGCCGCAGCCCCGACGCCGCGCGCGTGCTCGCCGCGCAGGACGCGGTCTACACCCTCATCGAGCGCGGCCCCGACGGCGACGCCGCGACCGTCGTGGAGGCGCTCAGCAGTGTCCACGACGGCGCCGACGCCGAGGCCTGGCGGCGCGTGCTCGCCGACCCGCAGGTGGGAGTGCTGACGCTCACCGTGACGGAGGCCGGCTACCGCCCGGGGTCGACGGCCCCGCCGCGCGTGCTCGACGGCCTGCGGGCGCGGTTCGAGGGCGGCGCCGGCGGCATCGCCGTCGTCTCGTGCGACAACCTCCCGGACAACGGCGCCGTGATCCGCGACGCCGTGCTCGCCCTGGCCGACCCGGGCTCCGAGCTGGACGCCTGGATCCGCGCCGAGGTCTCCTTCGTCTCCTCGATGGTCGACCGCATCACGCCCGCCACCACCGACGCCGATCGCGAGACCGCCCTCCGGCTCACCGGTCTGGAGGACGCCGCGCCGGTGGTCACCGAGCCGTTCGCGGAGTGGGTGCTCGCCGGGGACTTCCCCGCGGGCCGTCCGGCGTGGGAGGCCGCCGGCGCGCAGTTCGTGGACGACATCGCCCCGTACGAGCGCCGCAAGCTCTGGCTGCTGAACGCCGGGCACTCGCTGCTCGCGTACCACGGCCTCGCGGCCGGCCACCGCACCGTCGCCGACGCGGTCGCGGACCCCGCGCTGTCGGCCGAGCTGGAGCGGCTCTGGAACGAGCAGCGCACCGAGCTGCCCTTCGACGACGCCACCGTGGACGACGCGCTCGACGCCTTGCGCTCGCGGTTCGGCAACGCGCGCATCGAGCACCGCCTCGCGCAGATCGCCTCGGACGGCTCGCAGAAGCTCGGCCCGCGCATCGTGGACCCGCTGCGCGCCCGGCTCGCGTCCGGGCGTGAGCCCGGCGCCGCCCAGCTCGGCGTGCTCGCGGCCTGGAGCCGGCACCTCGGCGGGCCGGACGTCCGCGACGCGGGCGCCGACGAGCTGGTCGCCGCCCTGCGCGACGCGCGCACCCCGCACGACCGCGCCGCCGCCGTGCTGGCCGCGCTCGCCCCCGACCTCACCGACCTGACCGAACCGCTCGCCGAGCGCATCGCCGCGGGCGATCCAGCCACGCACCAAGGAGCACACGTATGAGAATCACCGCAGCAGAGGTCCTGGTCGCAAGCCCCGGCCGCAACTTCGTCACCCTCCGGATCACGACAGAGGACGGCTACACCGGTCTCGGCGACGCGACGCTGAACGGGCGCGAGCTCGCGGTCGCCGCGTACCTGAGCGAGCATGTGGTCCCGTTGCTGATCGGCCGGGACGCGCACGCGATCGAGGACACCTGGCAGTACCTGTACCGCGGGGCGTACTGGCGGCGCGGTCCGGTGACGATGGCCTCCATCGCGGCCGTGGACACGGCGCTGTGGGACATCAAGGCCAAGGTCGCCGGCCTCCCGCTCTACCAGCTGCTCGGCGGTCGCAGCCGCGACGGCCTCCTGGTCTACGGCCACGCGTCGGGCGCCGAGCTGCCCGAGCTGTTCGACTCGATCAACGAGCACCTGGAGGAGGGCTACCGCGCGGTGCGCGTGCAGACCGGCATCCCGGGCCTGCCGTCGGTGTACGGCGTCGCGTCGAGCAAGAACGCCGCGGCGGGAGCCGGCACCGGCTCCGACGCCCGCTACGACTACGAGCCCGCCCGGCGCAGCGCGGTGCCGGTGGAGGAGAGCTGGGACACCCGCGCGTACCTCCGGCACGCGCCGACCGTGTTCGAGGCGGTGCGGAACGAGTTCGGTCCGGAGCTGCCGCTGCTGCACGACGCCCACCACCGGCTCACCCCGATTCAGGCGGCGAAGCTGGGCAAGTCGCTGGAGCCGTACGACCTGTTCTGGCTGGAGGACGTCACCCCGGCCGAGAACCAGGCCGTGCTGCGCCGGGTGCGTGAGCACACCACGACGCCGCTGGCGATCGGGGAGGTGTTCAACACGATCTGGGACTACCGGGAGCTGTTCGAGGAGCAGCTGATCGACTACGTGCGCTCCCCAGTCACCCACGCCGGCGGGATCACCGGACTGCGCCGGATCTTCGACTACGCCGCTGTTTATCAGATCAAGTCCGGCGTGCACGGCCCCACCGACGTGTCCCCGGTCGGCCTCGCGGCGGCGATCCACCTCGGAATCGCCATCCCGAACTTCGGCATCCAGGAGTACATGAAGCACAGCCCCGCGACCCACGAGGTGTTCCGGACGACCTACACGTTCGAGGAGGGCATGCTGAAGCCCGGCGAGGCGCCCGGAATCGGCGTCGACTACGACGACATCGTGGCGCAATCCTTCCCGTACGAGGCGGCGTACCTGCCCGTGAACCGTCTGCTCGACGGCTCCATGCACGACTGGTGATCGTCCGCGCAGGAGAATGGACGCGGGGCGGCAGAGGAGAGACATGGCAGTCAGGGTCGTGGTGATGGGCGTGTCCGGGTCGGGCAAGTCGACGGTCGGCAAGCAGGTCGCGGACGCGCTCGGCGCGGGCTTCGTGGACGGCGACGACCTCCACCCGGCCGCCAACGTGGCCAAGATGAGCCAGGGCATCCCGCTCACCGACGACGACCGCGAGCCGTGGCTGCGCGCGGTCGGGCGCACGCTCGCGGACGCCGGGCCGGCCGGGATGGTCGTCGCGTGCTCTGCGCTGAAGCGCACGTACCGCGACCTGATCCGCTCGGAGGCGCCCGGCACGTACTTCGCCGAGCTCGACGGGGACCGTGCCCTTCTCGCCGAGCGGATGATCCGGCCCGGCCACTTCATGCCGGCTTCCCTGCTCGACTCGCAGCTGGCGACGCTGGAGTCGCTCGAACCGGACGAGGAGGGCGTGCGCCTCGACGTCTCGGAGGCGCCCGCCGACCTCGTCACGGCGATCGTGGACGACGTGCGCTCGGCTGTCGGGTAGACTGGGGCACTGAACTTCGGCGAGGGATGCGCACGCATCCGTTATCGACGCGGTGGAGCAGGCTACGCAGTCTTTCCTCGCGCACTTCGATGCGCTCGAGTCGAACACCCCGATACTGCGAGCCCTCCGGCTCGCCCGACAGCCGGCGCAGCCGGCAAGGAGACATCATGGCTGACGAGTCCAACAAGGTCGTCGCGGAAGTCCGCGACAGCTTCGGCAAGGGCGCTGCCCGCAAGATCCGCGCCGCCGGCAAGATCCCCGCCGTCATCTACGGCCACGGCACCGAGCCCGTGCACATCACCGTCCCGGCGCACCAGGTCGGCCTGCTCCTCCGCAAGGCCAACGCGGTGCTCGACCTCGACATCGACGGGAAGAGCCAGCTCACCCTGGTGAAGGACGTCCAGAAGGACCCGGTGCTCCAGATCATCGAGCACCTCGACCTCCTCATCGTCCGCCGTGGCGAGAAGGTCGTCGTCGAGGTCCCCGTCCACGTCGAGGGCGAGCCGTTCTCCGGCACCATCGCGGTGCTCGACATCCCGACCCTCAAGCTCGAGGTCGAGGCCACCCACATCCCGGAGCGCATCGTCATCGACGTCACCGACGCCGAGGAGGGCACCCAGTACCACGCCAAGGACTTCGCCCTCCCGACGGGCGCCGTGCTCGCCGAGGACGAGGACCTGCTCATCCTCAACGTCGTCGTCC is a window from the Leifsonia shinshuensis genome containing:
- a CDS encoding Gfo/Idh/MocA family protein, whose product is MSTPTLNVAIVGCGIIGLNHARAILRHPGLALSALVDAIPEAATKLADQLVADFGADRIPEFGSLTAALAEAEVDVVVICTPSGLHVMLAEEALAVGKHVVIEKPLDVSLPRAREILELSRRAEQNGLVVSVISQHRFDPASQVVARAAHSGAFGRLTSGLASVAWWRSQEYYDSGQWRGTWELDGGGAVMNQGVHTVDLLVWFLGQPVEIDARTALLAHERVEVEDIAVATIRFESGALAVLHATTAAYPGLSVRLQVHGDRGSAIIDDDQLEYFGTADAEGNRAADLVPASDLRGGDRGPEQFVIGHFRQYEDIVDAIRERRAPGVTVADAFLSLAVVRGVYLSATLGRPVRLDDVLDGSLDDVTVSTGVNA
- a CDS encoding sugar phosphate isomerase/epimerase family protein codes for the protein MKFSVFTASTPDWTPEEAARTVAAQGWDGIEWRVVDQQPADEPGFWAGNRSTWPLTGLEESLPEIARLTREAGLEFSGIGGYAGCGDHANVDRMLAATAELGARQVRVTMPRSDLGDYRELFAAARADMERAASVAASLGVKALVELHHETITPSASAALRLLDGLDPEAVGVIHDLGNLLIEGQERTLSALQLLGPYLAHVHVKNVAWLPGEPEADGTVRWRHDWAPLREGVGDVDAYFRALHEFGYDGWVTCEDFSTAVPLEERTRGNLAYLRDVEARTRDAVPA
- a CDS encoding mannitol dehydrogenase family protein, translated to MTHGSIGSARQVRHPVRVAHLGLGAFHRAHQAWYTQRANDATEAEGMGGDGWGIASFTGRSPDAARVLAAQDAVYTLIERGPDGDAATVVEALSSVHDGADAEAWRRVLADPQVGVLTLTVTEAGYRPGSTAPPRVLDGLRARFEGGAGGIAVVSCDNLPDNGAVIRDAVLALADPGSELDAWIRAEVSFVSSMVDRITPATTDADRETALRLTGLEDAAPVVTEPFAEWVLAGDFPAGRPAWEAAGAQFVDDIAPYERRKLWLLNAGHSLLAYHGLAAGHRTVADAVADPALSAELERLWNEQRTELPFDDATVDDALDALRSRFGNARIEHRLAQIASDGSQKLGPRIVDPLRARLASGREPGAAQLGVLAAWSRHLGGPDVRDAGADELVAALRDARTPHDRAAAVLAALAPDLTDLTEPLAERIAAGDPATHQGAHV
- the manD gene encoding D-mannonate dehydratase ManD produces the protein MRITAAEVLVASPGRNFVTLRITTEDGYTGLGDATLNGRELAVAAYLSEHVVPLLIGRDAHAIEDTWQYLYRGAYWRRGPVTMASIAAVDTALWDIKAKVAGLPLYQLLGGRSRDGLLVYGHASGAELPELFDSINEHLEEGYRAVRVQTGIPGLPSVYGVASSKNAAAGAGTGSDARYDYEPARRSAVPVEESWDTRAYLRHAPTVFEAVRNEFGPELPLLHDAHHRLTPIQAAKLGKSLEPYDLFWLEDVTPAENQAVLRRVREHTTTPLAIGEVFNTIWDYRELFEEQLIDYVRSPVTHAGGITGLRRIFDYAAVYQIKSGVHGPTDVSPVGLAAAIHLGIAIPNFGIQEYMKHSPATHEVFRTTYTFEEGMLKPGEAPGIGVDYDDIVAQSFPYEAAYLPVNRLLDGSMHDW
- a CDS encoding gluconokinase, which translates into the protein MAVRVVVMGVSGSGKSTVGKQVADALGAGFVDGDDLHPAANVAKMSQGIPLTDDDREPWLRAVGRTLADAGPAGMVVACSALKRTYRDLIRSEAPGTYFAELDGDRALLAERMIRPGHFMPASLLDSQLATLESLEPDEEGVRLDVSEAPADLVTAIVDDVRSAVG
- a CDS encoding 50S ribosomal protein L25/general stress protein Ctc, giving the protein MADESNKVVAEVRDSFGKGAARKIRAAGKIPAVIYGHGTEPVHITVPAHQVGLLLRKANAVLDLDIDGKSQLTLVKDVQKDPVLQIIEHLDLLIVRRGEKVVVEVPVHVEGEPFSGTIAVLDIPTLKLEVEATHIPERIVIDVTDAEEGTQYHAKDFALPTGAVLAEDEDLLILNVVVPAAARAEDEEEEAAEAEAGEEAAEEAAAEESAE